The Ralstonia sp. RRA DNA segment CCCGCGCTGTACGCCCTGTCGCTGCTGGCGGTGTTCCTGGTGCTGGCTGCGTTGTATGAAAGCTGGTCGATTCCGGCAGCCGTGATTCTGGTGGTGCCGCTGGGCGTGCTCGGCGCACTGCTGGGCGTGACACTGCGCGCGATGCCCGATGACGTGTACTTCAAGGTCGGTCTGATTGCGGTGGTGGGCTTGTCCGCCAAGAACGCGATTCTGATCATCGAATTCGCGAAGGATTTGCAGGCGCAAGGCAAGGGCCTCATCGAGGCCACGCTGGAAGCCGTGCACCTGCGGTTCCGCCCGATCATCATGACGTCGTTCGCGTTCATCCTGGGCGTGCTGCCGCTGGCGATTGCCACGGGTGCCAGCTCCGCCAGCCAACGCGCCATCGGTACCGGCGTGATGGGCGGGATGATTACCGCGACGGTGCTGGCCGTGGTGCTGGTGCCCGTGTTCTTCGTGGTGGTCCGTCGCATCTTCAAGGGCAGCGAGCGACAACGCCGCCTGGATGCTGCACATCGCCCGCTGGACGAGGAAATCTGAACATGCAGAACAAGATGACTCTCAGAACCCCCGCGCTGTTGCCGGCGCTCCTGCTGGCCGCCGGCGTCCTGTCCGGCTGCTCGCTGGCGCCGACCTATGAGCGCCCGGATGCTCCGGTAACGAGCGCCTACCCGCAGGCACCGGCCGGCTATGCCGTGCCGGCTGACAGCGCCAAGCCGGGCGAGAACGCTCCGCGTGCCACCGATCTCGGTTGGCGCGAGTTTTTCCCCGATCCGCGCCTGCAGAAGCTGATCGGCCTGTCGCTCGAGAACAACCGCGACCTGCGCGTGGCCATGCTCAACGTCGAGGCCGCACGTGCGCAGTACCGCCTGCAGGTCGCTGAGCTGCTGCCGCCGGTCAACGCGTCTGCCACGTACACGCGCAGCCTGACGCCGCAGTCGATCTCGCAGACCGGGCAGGACATCATCACCAAGCAGTATCAGCTTGGTGTGGGCATCAGCAACTACCAGGTCAACCTGTTCAGCGTGGGCGACGTAACGCGCTCCGCGCGCGCCAGCTACCTGGCGACCGCAGAGGGCCAGCGCGCCGCGCAGATCAGCCTGATCTCGCAGGTGGCGAAGGCCTACCTGAACGAGCGCGCCTATGCCGAGCAGCTTGAGCTGGCCCAGCAGACCCTGAAGGGTCGCGAGGACTACTACAAGCTCGCCAAGCAGCGCTTTGACGTGGGCGCCTCGTCGGCGCTGGACCTGCGCCAGACCGAAACGCTGGTGGAATCGGCCCGCGTGTCGGTCGCCCAGCTCACGCGCCAATACGCCCA contains these protein-coding regions:
- a CDS encoding efflux transporter outer membrane subunit, which codes for MQNKMTLRTPALLPALLLAAGVLSGCSLAPTYERPDAPVTSAYPQAPAGYAVPADSAKPGENAPRATDLGWREFFPDPRLQKLIGLSLENNRDLRVAMLNVEAARAQYRLQVAELLPPVNASATYTRSLTPQSISQTGQDIITKQYQLGVGISNYQVNLFSVGDVTRSARASYLATAEGQRAAQISLISQVAKAYLNERAYAEQLELAQQTLKGREDYYKLAKQRFDVGASSALDLRQTETLVESARVSVAQLTRQYAQATNALVLLVGAPLPADLPAPTTVSSEKIVADIPPGLPSELLEQRPDIRQAEQKLIAANANIGVARAAFFPSIGLTSNVGTASGALHDLFKAGTGLWSFVPNLTLPIFDWGTRVFQLDSTKANQKIAVATYEKTIQTAFREVSDALVARGTLEEQVAAQKRFRDATAERLTLSDQRYRNGVSSFLDVLDAQRDLFSADQTLVQTRLARLTNAIDLYTALGGGLQESSTIAAVKQAQPTAAPGAAPAAPDMTPAR